One stretch of Sander lucioperca isolate FBNREF2018 chromosome 13, SLUC_FBN_1.2, whole genome shotgun sequence DNA includes these proteins:
- the yipf5 gene encoding protein YIPF5, whose amino-acid sequence MAGFDSFNTDFYQSSYSVDDQSQAGHGYPNAETPYDKSYGGQYDYSQPMGYTPPGMMQPQQPYTGQIFQPTHTYTPSSSQSMYSSGFDDEPPLLEELGINFDHIWQKTLTVLHPMKAADGSIMNETDLAGPMVFCLAFGATLLLSGKIQFGYVYGISAIGCLGMYCLLNLMSMTGVSFGCVASVLGYCLLPMILLSSFGVLLSLQGLVGIILTAAIIGWCSLSASKIFISALAMDGQQLLVAYPCALLYGVFALISVF is encoded by the exons ATGGCAGGGTTTGACAGTTTCAACACAGACTTTTACCAGTCCAGCTACAGTGTAGATGACCAAAGCCAGGCAGGCCATGGCTACCCCAACGCTGAAACCCCCTACGACAA GTCATACGGTGGTCAGTATGACTACTCCCAGCCCATGGGTTACACTCCACCAGGAATGATGCAGCCCCAGCAGCCATACACGGGACAAATCTTCCAgcctacacacacctacaccccATCCTCGTCACAATCCATGTATAGTAGCGGCTTCGACGATGAGCCGCCACTGCTAGAAG AATTAGGAATCAATTTTGACCACATCTGGCAGAAGACTCTGACGGTGCTCCATCCAATGAAGGCAGCAGACGGCAGCATCATGAATGAGACAGACCTGGCTGGCCCCATGGTCTTCTGTTTGGCGTTCGGAGCGACACTTCTCCTG TCCGGTAAGATCCAGTTTGGCTATGTGTACGGTATCAGTGCAATTGGCTGCCTTGGGATGTACTGCCTACTCAACCTAATGAGCATGACGGGTGTCTCCTTCGGCTGTGTGGCCAGTGTCCTGGGATACTGCCTCCTGCCCATGATCCTCCTCTCCAGCTTTGGAGTTCTCCTCTCTTTACA GGGCTTGGTGGGAATTATACTAACGGCAGCAATCATTGGCTGGTGCAGTCTCTCAGCCTCAAAGATCTTCATCTCGGCGTTGGCCATGGATGGGCAACAGCTGTTGGTTGCTTACCCGTGCGCTCTCCTATATGGGGTCTTTGCACTCATTTCTGTCTTCTAA